Sequence from the Eriocheir sinensis breed Jianghai 21 chromosome 63, ASM2467909v1, whole genome shotgun sequence genome:
atccttcttctttttctcttttggttttctctgtttttttcttcttttctttttcctccgcaatccttcttctttttctcttttggttttctctgtctttttcttcttttcttttttccttcgcaatccttcttctttttctcttttggttttctctctctttttcttcttttcttttttcctcttatttatctcttttctttcctcctcttttccttcatattctccattttctttttttgttgcctctgttttttgcctttctttttcttccttcctttttccttcgcaatccatcttctttttctcctttctttcctcctcttttccttcatattctccattttctttttttgttgcctctgttttttgcctttctttttcttcctttttccttcgcaatccttcttctttttctctttccttttctcctcttttcgttcatattctccattttcttttctctgttgcctctgtttttctgtatctctctttatctttctttatcttttctttctctctcggtcACTTTATGTCACCCACAGTCGCATTTTTCTTTTGTCAATGTACTTTGGCAGCGtcggttttggtgttggttttatctttttattacttttattactttttattacttattttactCTCACTGTTATCGAttgcttctgtcttcctcctcattaCTGTCCGTCACTgcgtcttcttccttcatctctttgtcTCATATTTCTAGTTCAGCTTCATTCTTTcacttttaacccgtccgctgcgattgccacggatttcgccttcactggtagcctggtaacatatagtcccaggtctttccctgcctctgtggtggatagtggcgtgtttcccatgtggtattggtatgctggatatcccttcactggtagtctggtaacatatagtcccaggtctttctctgcctctgtggtggatagtggcgtgtttcccatgtggtattggtatgctggatatcccttcactggtagtctggtaacatatagtcccaggtctttctgcctctgtggtggatagtggcgtgtttcccatgtggtattggtatgctggatatcccttcactggtagcctggtaacatatagtcccaggtctttctctgcctctgtggtggatagtggggtgtttcccatgtggtattggtatgctggatatcccttcactggtagcctggtaacatatagtcccaggtctttctctgcctctgtggtggatagtggcgtgtttcccatgtggtattggtatgctggatatcccttcactggtagtctggtaacatatagtcccaggtctttctctgcctctgtggtggatagtggcgtgtttcccatgtggtactggtatgctggatatcccttcactggtagcctggtaacatatagtcccaggtctttctctgcctctgtggtggatagtggcgtgtttcccatgtggtattggtatgctggatatcccttcactggtagcctggtaacatatagtcccaggtctttctctgcctctgtggtggatagtggcgtgtttcccatgtggtattggtatgctggatatcccttcactggtagcctggtaacatatagtcccaggtctttctctgcctctgtggtggatagtggcgtgcttcccatgtggtattggtatgctggatatcccttcactggtagcctggtaacatatagtcccaggtctttctctgcctctgtggtggatagtgttctgcctctgtggtggatagtggcgtgtttcccatgtggcattgggtAGACtgaggtctttctctgcctctgtggtggatagtggcgtgtttcccatgtggtattggtatgctggatatccccctccaaggtgcatgactttacatttttcttcatatgaattgtagcagccacattttgttccattcttgtagcttggtgtACTCTTTTTGTAGGAAAttcgcggtcaaggggttaaacagAATGGCGTTGTTTTTTCCACCAGTATAAACATCATTTCCTTATCTTTATCCATTCGAACACAAGACAAAAGGATCGCCCGTTCCACTTGGCAGCGTTCCAGTAATGTCACCCACAGTCGCCTCCCATCAAACAACTTCCACAACTCTCACCCATCACGCTCCCGAGGCCGCAGCTCCCCCGTCTACGACCCCCAGCGGCGCCCTTCCGAAGCGTGGTGAACTTGTGTGACTTATTGGCCTTCCGAGGGAGTACTAAATCATAACGGTGGCGTAGCTTGGGGAGTGATGGAGGcggtgggtgggagaggaggtgaaagagggatGGTTAGTAtaggttatgtgtgtgtgagacaacGATAGACAGTGACAGATatattgacagatagacagaa
This genomic interval carries:
- the LOC126986839 gene encoding uncharacterized protein LOC126986839, translated to MPSSSSSSSPSSSSSSPIPDLHHQHHHLRQSLLFSFFIVSFLFFIFACLVFSLFFFSFFLRNPSSFSLLVFSVFFFFSFSSAILLLFLFWFSLSFSSFLFSFAILLLFLFWFSLSFSSFLFSSYLSLFFPPLFLHILHFLFLLPLFFAFLFLPSFFLRNPSSFSPFFPPLFLHILHFLFLLPLFFAFLFLPFSFAILLLFLFPFLLFSFIFSIFFSLLPLFFCISLYLSLSFLSLSVTLCHPQSHFSFVNVLWQRRFWCWFYLFITFITFYYLFYSHCYRLLLSSSSLLSVTASSSFISLSHISSSASFFHF